The Caenorhabditis elegans chromosome II genome has a segment encoding these proteins:
- the sea-2 gene encoding Signal element on autosome protein 2 (Confirmed by transcript evidence): protein MTSMYGGNDYDQHQLHHQNQQHQASTSTQQFHHPQRPPPPQYDQPSSSTGSSLPPLHTVRYEQLPPPPSNQRTPTQQLQYPVKVVEAGGQAYAQQVQQAQQSNRSGAAGVNSALQPKPLPPLSSITSISSSAAGSSISAPSTSQPSTTSSLITSPPSTSSSSMAPRKTPPNASSSSLIKRQSQDVQEQQRVDFEVARNVSQIMSKNGLKVMHEPLLTGSLPQLAPLAPLPPPKSGVYQCPNCNRNLANARNLQRHRQTCGSAQHAAPQLAAMLQRSPPPCASAPPVAPPTAPSTSFQHHNSTGNLTLSYSSSSSRHQSSLYSPQLEHQDLVGNPNVMLSDGYEYKDDPMLYQGPSGLSDSIWSRDDSFHSEPPSASHDQLDMDHLGFPDPLQDPLHHLDSFDSADHRKETPRECHEPDELMTLDPTPPQCGSERFYGINIDDMPLSLDCDEPLMRSESASLSSSSQGRNTPAAVFTCEACKKSVSSERSLRRHYNTCKMFQTELAASGEERPPTTKRKPATKRPSKKKEASEGPEKNSAILAALRKEPAAPQQPQQLQFQQNYQPSPQFQAPYGGGSLPSISASWLHSASTSAAAAAPERSEMFTSPIVTSAPNPYIHQLPHQQPQQQKSSPLEDLLNEQDESADDDGDSRSSSGTVSNSTTTTTTATTTSSKSTGNPLFTCEHCARQLCSMSNLKRHRATCKVAASSSSNSAASRPPSQPSTPATAPATPMLQASQAPQPLQAPPQSPMETTATVTYTKTTVPPSVANTWNTEKAQLISPKPRSQTIFSEASSSMTVGDALRAQQHQQKMDQQIQIQFQQQQQQRFQHHQQQQQAGRIPPRPPNPILNQVQNPPQQVQHNQHQNQMLNPIRQPLLQSPPPPPPKKGLIEHKNTDLVLITSEPLAERMDAKRRSSEGLVAVTSTPLPPIQLPQRSQAPAPSRQQQQQPPVAYQVQFNGRPLPPMQLPPLQNPHNQQQQHQMLHQSQMNYQQVQQVQQVQHVQQQQNLQNQHHHQQQHHQQNQQQAPGNRSRSHSNVGKMEQEAQRQGSPLDSIITSVPLSIEVHHHIMKPGPLEQGQSSVDSQSTAEPSPRKASQQAYICPECKKTYASRKNVKRHRMAVHKLTLDEILANPEQPALDPLSAVGGAGRRHTVAGLETPDSALKPAPTKRKASEAPSAGVATKKGKAMAASVDEIQVKEEEEDQKEETVGSVERQEPPKKPVADDHKSAIAPLPPANTIMPPPPPYNQASAVPLNPPRTALPPLQLPPLQPLQSESPSWASMSAPPTALIPRTPRSSEFADEEDTRAMAKIAAELKRSAEDWPVLAVIEGVAAEPTNGEDIDEDEILIKRLRQGGVLEDVGDVSDLLRDVQGGVDGEPFSEDMLLEKNLSTASSVGLPSLASPGEQFGYQQYSQHPQQHPQQHPQQHPQQQQQVWNPNYEFQGYMQQQHPPMPVSQQFQQPLLQRPASQPPPARPIVKNSRRPSTTPKPPPNLTCSGCKKILGSDYSLRRHRAGCADVQQALNPEYPRPPKRKAAREAQKINEAEILASMPDPQMVAERSAAVAEAAAAEAAVERIGALPPPSVVHEIVHQVNADRQSMKKHNKTTSPPPAQEAPPTCAPDDPMSSSSSSSTSSASPLQGGAKPSTNQARHYCQFPECGKNFSSEWNLARHTRESCKMTTRAHSYEPTSAADKIDLIFMDKSKRRVSRTFLCTVSSLISYWLGEQGDRLELDTKWEHFQLLLDVHTLKVAITADNINLIAEQSKKYQLEHVIRMADQFMMNTNYTTPPTHVQL, encoded by the exons cagtgCTCTACAACCGAAACCCCTACCACCATTGTCATCTATAACATCAATATCATCGTCAGCAGCAGGATCCTCAATATCTGCTCCTTCAACGTCTCAACCTAGTACCACCTCATCACTAATCACATCACCACCGTCCACGTCTTCATCTTCAATGGCGCCTCGAAAAACGCCTCCCAACGCCTCCTCGTCGTCTCTGATAAAACGACAATCTCAGGATGTTCAGGAGCAGCAGCGAGTGGATTTTGAAGTGGCTCGGAACGTGTCGCAAATCATGTCGAAAAACGGGCTGAAAGTGATGCACGAGCCGCTGCTCACCGGATCTCTTCCTCAGTTGGCTCCGTTGGCTCCACTGCCACCGCCAAAGTCTGGAGTCTATCAGTGCCCGAATTGCAATCGGAATCTGGCCAATGCTCGGAATTTGCAAAGGCATCGGCAAACTTGTGGATCGGCTCAGCACGCGGCTCCACAGCTCGCCGCGATGCTCCAACGGAGCCCCCCGCCGTGTGCATCGGCTCCTCCGGTCGCTCCTCCGACGGCACCGTCGACAAGCTTCCAGCATCACAATTCGACTGGGAATCTCACGCTTTCCTACAGCTCCAGTAGCAGTAGACATCAGAGCTCACTCTACTCACCACAGCTGGAGCATCAGGATCTAGTTGGAAATCCGAATGTGATGCTCTCCGACGGCTACGAGTACAAGGACGATCCGATGCTCTACCAGGGACCTTCAGGCCTTTCGGATAGCATTTGGTCTCGAGACGATAGTTTTCATTCGGAGCCCCCGTCGGCGTCTCACGATCAGCTCGATATGGATCATCTTGGATTCCCCGACCCCCTCCAGGATCCTCTTCACCACCTCGACTCGTTTGATTCGGCGGACCATCGGAAGGAAACACCGCGGGAGTGTCATGAGCCCGATGAGCTGATGACGTTAGATCCGACGCCGCCACAGTGTGGATCGGAACGATTCTATGGGATTAATATTGACGATATGCCGTTGTCACTGGATTGTGATGAGCCGCTGATGAGATCGGAGTCGGCGTCGTTGTCGTCGAGTTCTCAGGGGAGGAATACGCCGGCTGCTGTTTTTAC GTGTGAAGCATGCAAAAAATCGGTATCATCCGAACGATCGCTTCGTCGTCACTACAACACTTGCAAGATGTTTCAGACGGAATTGGCAGCTTCTGGTGAAGa ACGGCCACCGACGACGAAACGGAAGCCAGCTACGAAGCGTCCatcgaaaaagaaagaagcaTCGGAGGGTCCTGAGAAGAATAGTGCGATTTTGGCGGCTTTGAGAAAAGAGCCAGCAGCTCCACAGCAGCCTCAGCAGCTCCAATTCCAGCAGAATTACCAGCCGAGCCCTCAATTCCAGGCGCCGTACGGCGGTGGATCTCTCCCGTCGATCAGTGCTTCGTGGCTTCACTCGGCTTCAACttcggcggcggcggcggcacCGGAAAGATCAGAAATGTTCACATCGCCGATTGTCACGTCGGCACCGAATCCGTATATTCACCAGCTGCCACATCAGCAGCCCCAGCAGCAGAAGAGCAGCCCGCTGGAAGACTTGTTGAACGAGCAAGATGAATCTGCGGATGATGATGGTGATAGTCGCAGTAGCAGTGG AACTGTCTCGAATAGCACAACAACGACAACAACAGCGACCACCACCTCCTCAAAATCCACCGGAAATCCGCTCTTCACTTGTGAGCACTGTGCTCGTCAGCTGTGCTCTATGAGCAATCTGAAGCGTCATCGTGCCACATGCAAGGTCGCTGCCTCGTCCTCGTCGAATTCCGCCGCTTCACGTCCACCATCGCAGCCATCTACGCCGGCTACAGCGCCAGCGACTCCGATGCTTCAGGCGTCACAGGCTCCCCAGCCTCTCCAAGCTCCACCACAATCACCAATGGAGACCACCGCGACAGTCACCTACACCAAAACTACTGTGCCACCAAGCGTTGCTAATACCTGGAACACTGAAAAGGCTCAGCTGATCTCCCCGAAGCCTAGAAGCCAGACGATCTTTTCCGAAGCTTCTTCTTCGATGACCGTCGGCGACGCTCTCCGGGCTCAGCAGCACCAGCAGAAAATGGATCAACAAATTCAGATTCAGttccagcagcagcagcaacagaGATTCCAACATcatcagcagcagcaacaagCGGGTCGGATCCCACCACGGCCACCCAATCCGATTTTGAATCAAGTTCAGAACCCGCCTCAGCAAGTGCAACACAATCAGCATCAGAATCAGATGCTGAATCCGATTCGGCAGCCGCTGCTTCAAAGtccgccaccaccaccaccaaagAAAGGACTTATCGAGCATAAGAACACTGATCTTGTGCTGATTACGTCGGAGCCGCTGGCCGAGAGAATGGATGCTAAGCGAAGATCTTCAGAAGGCCTGGTGGCTGTCACATCGACACCGCTTCCGCCGATACAACTGCCTCAGAGATCTCAGGCGCCAGCACCGTCAaggcagcagcagcaacagccCCCGGTCGCCTACCAAGTGCAGTTCAATGGTCGACCACTTCCGCCGATGCAGCTCCCGCCGCTTCAGAATCCACACAATCAACAGCAGCAACATCAGATGCTTCATCAGTCACAGATGAACTATCAGCAGGTTCAGCAGGTTCAGCAGGTTCAGCATGTTCAGCAGCAGCAGAATCTTCAAAACCAGCACCACCACCAGCAGCAACATCATCAGCAGAATCAGCAGCAAGCCCCTGGAAATCGAAGCAGATCGCACAGCAATGTCGGCAAGATGGAGCAAGAAGCTCAGCGACAAGGTTCCCCGCTCGACTCGATCATCACGTCCGTGCCTCTATCCATCGAAGTTCACCATCACATCATGAAGCCAGGACCGCTGGAGCAAGGCCAAAGCAGTGTTGACTCTCAGTCCACTGCTGAGCCAAGTCCGCGGAAGGCTAGCCAGCAGGCCTACATTTGTCCGGAATGCAAAAAGACGTATGCGAGCCGGAAGAATGTGAAGCGCCACCGGATGGCTGTTCACAAGCTGACACTTGATGAGATCCTCGCGAATCCGGAACAACCAGCGTTGGATCCTCTATCGGCTGTAGGTGGAGCTGGACGGCGTCATACGGTCGCTGGACTTGAGACACCGGACAGTGCGCTGAAACCGGCGCCGACAAAACGCAAAGCTTCGGAGGCACCCAGCGCCGGTGTAGCTACGAAGAAGGGAAAAGCGATGGCGGCTTCTGTTGATGAAATCCAagtgaaagaagaagaagaagatcagAAGGAAGAAACGGTGGGATCCGTGGAGCGTCAGGAGCCGCCAAAGAAGCCAGTTGCCGATGATCACAAGTCGGCGATAGCTCCACTTCCGCCAGCAAATACGATCATGCCACCACCACCGCCGTACAATCAAGCGTCCGCGGTGCCGCTGAATCCGCCTAGAACAGCTCTTCCGCCTCTTCAACTCCCACCACTGCAGCCACTTCAGTCAGAGTCGCCATCCTGGGCGTCGATGTCGGCCCCGCCGACTGCTCTGATCCCAAGAACACCAAGAAGCAGCGAGTTTGCCGACGAGGAAGACACTCGAGCAATGGCGAAAATCGCCGCTGAGCTGAAGCGATCCGCCGAGGATTGGCCGGTACTTGCAGTCATTGAAGGAGTCGCCGCTGAGCCGACGAACGGGGAAGACATCGATGAAGATGAGATTCTGATCAAGAGGCTGAGACAAGGAGGCGTACTCGAGGACGTCGGGGATGTTTCGGATTTGTTGAGGGATGTTCAAGGAGGTGTCGATGGAGAACCATTCTCGGAGGACATGCTTCTTGAGAAGAACCTTTCCACGGCTTCCAGTGTTGGGCTTCCATCGCTAGCATCGCCGGGGGAGCAGTTTGGGTATCAGCAGTATTCACAGCATCCTCAGCAACATCCTCAGCAACATCCTCAGCAGCATCctcagcagcagcaacaagTCTGGAATCCGAATTATGAATTCCAAGGTTACATGCAGCAGCAGCATCCACCGATGCCAGTTTCTCAGCAATTCCAGCAGCCGTTGCTTCAACGCCCGGCTTCTCAGCCGCCACCAGCTCGACCCATCGTGAAGAACTCCCGCCGCCCGTCGACAACTCCGAAGCCTCCACCGAATCTCACTTGCTCTGGATGCAAAAAGATCCTGGGATCCGACTACTCGCTTCGTCGTCATCGTGCCGGATGCGCCGACGTTCAGCAGGCTTTGAACCCGGAGTACCCAAGGCCGCCGAAGCGGAAAGCCGCTCGGGAAGCGCAGAAGATCAACGAGGCGGAGATTCTCGCGTCGATGCCGGATCCACAGATGGTTGCTGAACGAAGTGCTGCTGTGGCAGAGGCCGCTGCGGCAGAGGCTGCTGTTGAAAGGATCGGAGCACTGCCGCCACCGTCGGTTGTTCATGAGATTGTGCATCAAGTGAATGCGGATCGGCAGTCGATGAA aaaacacaaCAAAACGACATCTCCACCACCAGCTCAAGAAGCCCCTCCCACATGTGCTCCAGACGATCCGAtgtcgtcatcatcatcatcatccacGTCATCTGCATCTCCTCTACAAGGAGGTGCGAAGCCGTCCACTAATCAGGCGAGACATTATTGTCAG tttccggAATGCGGCAAGAACTTCTCCAGTGAATGGAATTTGGCTCGTCACACTCGTGAATCGTGTAAAATGACGACACGGGCGCATTCTTA TGAGCCAACATCAGCGGCTGACAAAATCGACCTAATATTCATGGATAAGTCAAAACGACGCGTCTCTCGAACCTTCCTGTGCACCGTCTCATCACTCATCTCGTATTGGCTCGGCGAGCAAGGCGATCGGCTCGAGCTCGACACGAAATGGGAGCATTTTCAGCTGTTGCTGGATGTGCATACGCTCAAAGTTGCCATCACAG CCGACAATATAAATCTGATTGCTGAGCaatcgaaaaaatatcaacTGGAACATGTGATTCGGATGGCCGACCAGTTTATGATGAATACG aactacACCACACCACCGACACATGTTCAACTCTAG
- the sea-2 gene encoding Signal element on autosome protein 2 (Confirmed by transcript evidence): MTSMYGGNDYDQHQLHHQNQQHQASTSTQQFHHPQRPPPPQYDQPSSSTGSSLPPLHTVRYEQLPPPPSNQRTPTQQLQYPVKVVEAGGQAYAQQVQQAQQSNRSGAAGVNSALQPKPLPPLSSITSISSSAAGSSISAPSTSQPSTTSSLITSPPSTSSSSMAPRKTPPNASSSSLIKRQSQDVQEQQRVDFEVARNVSQIMSKNGLKVMHEPLLTGSLPQLAPLAPLPPPKSGVYQCPNCNRNLANARNLQRHRQTCGSAQHAAPQLAAMLQRSPPPCASAPPVAPPTAPSTSFQHHNSTGNLTLSYSSSSSRHQSSLYSPQLEHQDLVGNPNVMLSDGYEYKDDPMLYQGPSGLSDSIWSRDDSFHSEPPSASHDQLDMDHLGFPDPLQDPLHHLDSFDSADHRKETPRECHEPDELMTLDPTPPQCGSERFYGINIDDMPLSLDCDEPLMRSESASLSSSSQGRNTPAAVFTCEACKKSVSSERSLRRHYNTCKMFQTELAASGEETVSNSTTTTTTATTTSSKSTGNPLFTCEHCARQLCSMSNLKRHRATCKVAASSSSNSAASRPPSQPSTPATAPATPMLQASQAPQPLQAPPQSPMETTATVTYTKTTVPPSVANTWNTEKAQLISPKPRSQTIFSEASSSMTVGDALRAQQHQQKMDQQIQIQFQQQQQQRFQHHQQQQQAGRIPPRPPNPILNQVQNPPQQVQHNQHQNQMLNPIRQPLLQSPPPPPPKKGLIEHKNTDLVLITSEPLAERMDAKRRSSEGLVAVTSTPLPPIQLPQRSQAPAPSRQQQQQPPVAYQVQFNGRPLPPMQLPPLQNPHNQQQQHQMLHQSQMNYQQVQQVQQVQHVQQQQNLQNQHHHQQQHHQQNQQQAPGNRSRSHSNVGKMEQEAQRQGSPLDSIITSVPLSIEVHHHIMKPGPLEQGQSSVDSQSTAEPSPRKASQQAYICPECKKTYASRKNVKRHRMAVHKLTLDEILANPEQPALDPLSAVGGAGRRHTVAGLETPDSALKPAPTKRKASEAPSAGVATKKGKAMAASVDEIQVKEEEEDQKEETVGSVERQEPPKKPVADDHKSAIAPLPPANTIMPPPPPYNQASAVPLNPPRTALPPLQLPPLQPLQSESPSWASMSAPPTALIPRTPRSSEFADEEDTRAMAKIAAELKRSAEDWPVLAVIEGVAAEPTNGEDIDEDEILIKRLRQGGVLEDVGDVSDLLRDVQGGVDGEPFSEDMLLEKNLSTASSVGLPSLASPGEQFGYQQYSQHPQQHPQQHPQQHPQQQQQVWNPNYEFQGYMQQQHPPMPVSQQFQQPLLQRPASQPPPARPIVKNSRRPSTTPKPPPNLTCSGCKKILGSDYSLRRHRAGCADVQQALNPEYPRPPKRKAAREAQKINEAEILASMPDPQMVAERSAAVAEAAAAEAAVERIGALPPPSVVHEIVHQVNADRQSMKKHNKTTSPPPAQEAPPTCAPDDPMSSSSSSSTSSASPLQGGAKPSTNQARHYCQFPECGKNFSSEWNLARHTRESCKMTTRAHSYEPTSAADKIDLIFMDKSKRRVSRTFLCTVSSLISYWLGEQGDRLELDTKWEHFQLLLDVHTLKVAITADNINLIAEQSKKYQLEHVIRMADQFMMNTNYTTPPTHVQL; encoded by the exons cagtgCTCTACAACCGAAACCCCTACCACCATTGTCATCTATAACATCAATATCATCGTCAGCAGCAGGATCCTCAATATCTGCTCCTTCAACGTCTCAACCTAGTACCACCTCATCACTAATCACATCACCACCGTCCACGTCTTCATCTTCAATGGCGCCTCGAAAAACGCCTCCCAACGCCTCCTCGTCGTCTCTGATAAAACGACAATCTCAGGATGTTCAGGAGCAGCAGCGAGTGGATTTTGAAGTGGCTCGGAACGTGTCGCAAATCATGTCGAAAAACGGGCTGAAAGTGATGCACGAGCCGCTGCTCACCGGATCTCTTCCTCAGTTGGCTCCGTTGGCTCCACTGCCACCGCCAAAGTCTGGAGTCTATCAGTGCCCGAATTGCAATCGGAATCTGGCCAATGCTCGGAATTTGCAAAGGCATCGGCAAACTTGTGGATCGGCTCAGCACGCGGCTCCACAGCTCGCCGCGATGCTCCAACGGAGCCCCCCGCCGTGTGCATCGGCTCCTCCGGTCGCTCCTCCGACGGCACCGTCGACAAGCTTCCAGCATCACAATTCGACTGGGAATCTCACGCTTTCCTACAGCTCCAGTAGCAGTAGACATCAGAGCTCACTCTACTCACCACAGCTGGAGCATCAGGATCTAGTTGGAAATCCGAATGTGATGCTCTCCGACGGCTACGAGTACAAGGACGATCCGATGCTCTACCAGGGACCTTCAGGCCTTTCGGATAGCATTTGGTCTCGAGACGATAGTTTTCATTCGGAGCCCCCGTCGGCGTCTCACGATCAGCTCGATATGGATCATCTTGGATTCCCCGACCCCCTCCAGGATCCTCTTCACCACCTCGACTCGTTTGATTCGGCGGACCATCGGAAGGAAACACCGCGGGAGTGTCATGAGCCCGATGAGCTGATGACGTTAGATCCGACGCCGCCACAGTGTGGATCGGAACGATTCTATGGGATTAATATTGACGATATGCCGTTGTCACTGGATTGTGATGAGCCGCTGATGAGATCGGAGTCGGCGTCGTTGTCGTCGAGTTCTCAGGGGAGGAATACGCCGGCTGCTGTTTTTAC GTGTGAAGCATGCAAAAAATCGGTATCATCCGAACGATCGCTTCGTCGTCACTACAACACTTGCAAGATGTTTCAGACGGAATTGGCAGCTTCTGGTGAAGa AACTGTCTCGAATAGCACAACAACGACAACAACAGCGACCACCACCTCCTCAAAATCCACCGGAAATCCGCTCTTCACTTGTGAGCACTGTGCTCGTCAGCTGTGCTCTATGAGCAATCTGAAGCGTCATCGTGCCACATGCAAGGTCGCTGCCTCGTCCTCGTCGAATTCCGCCGCTTCACGTCCACCATCGCAGCCATCTACGCCGGCTACAGCGCCAGCGACTCCGATGCTTCAGGCGTCACAGGCTCCCCAGCCTCTCCAAGCTCCACCACAATCACCAATGGAGACCACCGCGACAGTCACCTACACCAAAACTACTGTGCCACCAAGCGTTGCTAATACCTGGAACACTGAAAAGGCTCAGCTGATCTCCCCGAAGCCTAGAAGCCAGACGATCTTTTCCGAAGCTTCTTCTTCGATGACCGTCGGCGACGCTCTCCGGGCTCAGCAGCACCAGCAGAAAATGGATCAACAAATTCAGATTCAGttccagcagcagcagcaacagaGATTCCAACATcatcagcagcagcaacaagCGGGTCGGATCCCACCACGGCCACCCAATCCGATTTTGAATCAAGTTCAGAACCCGCCTCAGCAAGTGCAACACAATCAGCATCAGAATCAGATGCTGAATCCGATTCGGCAGCCGCTGCTTCAAAGtccgccaccaccaccaccaaagAAAGGACTTATCGAGCATAAGAACACTGATCTTGTGCTGATTACGTCGGAGCCGCTGGCCGAGAGAATGGATGCTAAGCGAAGATCTTCAGAAGGCCTGGTGGCTGTCACATCGACACCGCTTCCGCCGATACAACTGCCTCAGAGATCTCAGGCGCCAGCACCGTCAaggcagcagcagcaacagccCCCGGTCGCCTACCAAGTGCAGTTCAATGGTCGACCACTTCCGCCGATGCAGCTCCCGCCGCTTCAGAATCCACACAATCAACAGCAGCAACATCAGATGCTTCATCAGTCACAGATGAACTATCAGCAGGTTCAGCAGGTTCAGCAGGTTCAGCATGTTCAGCAGCAGCAGAATCTTCAAAACCAGCACCACCACCAGCAGCAACATCATCAGCAGAATCAGCAGCAAGCCCCTGGAAATCGAAGCAGATCGCACAGCAATGTCGGCAAGATGGAGCAAGAAGCTCAGCGACAAGGTTCCCCGCTCGACTCGATCATCACGTCCGTGCCTCTATCCATCGAAGTTCACCATCACATCATGAAGCCAGGACCGCTGGAGCAAGGCCAAAGCAGTGTTGACTCTCAGTCCACTGCTGAGCCAAGTCCGCGGAAGGCTAGCCAGCAGGCCTACATTTGTCCGGAATGCAAAAAGACGTATGCGAGCCGGAAGAATGTGAAGCGCCACCGGATGGCTGTTCACAAGCTGACACTTGATGAGATCCTCGCGAATCCGGAACAACCAGCGTTGGATCCTCTATCGGCTGTAGGTGGAGCTGGACGGCGTCATACGGTCGCTGGACTTGAGACACCGGACAGTGCGCTGAAACCGGCGCCGACAAAACGCAAAGCTTCGGAGGCACCCAGCGCCGGTGTAGCTACGAAGAAGGGAAAAGCGATGGCGGCTTCTGTTGATGAAATCCAagtgaaagaagaagaagaagatcagAAGGAAGAAACGGTGGGATCCGTGGAGCGTCAGGAGCCGCCAAAGAAGCCAGTTGCCGATGATCACAAGTCGGCGATAGCTCCACTTCCGCCAGCAAATACGATCATGCCACCACCACCGCCGTACAATCAAGCGTCCGCGGTGCCGCTGAATCCGCCTAGAACAGCTCTTCCGCCTCTTCAACTCCCACCACTGCAGCCACTTCAGTCAGAGTCGCCATCCTGGGCGTCGATGTCGGCCCCGCCGACTGCTCTGATCCCAAGAACACCAAGAAGCAGCGAGTTTGCCGACGAGGAAGACACTCGAGCAATGGCGAAAATCGCCGCTGAGCTGAAGCGATCCGCCGAGGATTGGCCGGTACTTGCAGTCATTGAAGGAGTCGCCGCTGAGCCGACGAACGGGGAAGACATCGATGAAGATGAGATTCTGATCAAGAGGCTGAGACAAGGAGGCGTACTCGAGGACGTCGGGGATGTTTCGGATTTGTTGAGGGATGTTCAAGGAGGTGTCGATGGAGAACCATTCTCGGAGGACATGCTTCTTGAGAAGAACCTTTCCACGGCTTCCAGTGTTGGGCTTCCATCGCTAGCATCGCCGGGGGAGCAGTTTGGGTATCAGCAGTATTCACAGCATCCTCAGCAACATCCTCAGCAACATCCTCAGCAGCATCctcagcagcagcaacaagTCTGGAATCCGAATTATGAATTCCAAGGTTACATGCAGCAGCAGCATCCACCGATGCCAGTTTCTCAGCAATTCCAGCAGCCGTTGCTTCAACGCCCGGCTTCTCAGCCGCCACCAGCTCGACCCATCGTGAAGAACTCCCGCCGCCCGTCGACAACTCCGAAGCCTCCACCGAATCTCACTTGCTCTGGATGCAAAAAGATCCTGGGATCCGACTACTCGCTTCGTCGTCATCGTGCCGGATGCGCCGACGTTCAGCAGGCTTTGAACCCGGAGTACCCAAGGCCGCCGAAGCGGAAAGCCGCTCGGGAAGCGCAGAAGATCAACGAGGCGGAGATTCTCGCGTCGATGCCGGATCCACAGATGGTTGCTGAACGAAGTGCTGCTGTGGCAGAGGCCGCTGCGGCAGAGGCTGCTGTTGAAAGGATCGGAGCACTGCCGCCACCGTCGGTTGTTCATGAGATTGTGCATCAAGTGAATGCGGATCGGCAGTCGATGAA aaaacacaaCAAAACGACATCTCCACCACCAGCTCAAGAAGCCCCTCCCACATGTGCTCCAGACGATCCGAtgtcgtcatcatcatcatcatccacGTCATCTGCATCTCCTCTACAAGGAGGTGCGAAGCCGTCCACTAATCAGGCGAGACATTATTGTCAG tttccggAATGCGGCAAGAACTTCTCCAGTGAATGGAATTTGGCTCGTCACACTCGTGAATCGTGTAAAATGACGACACGGGCGCATTCTTA TGAGCCAACATCAGCGGCTGACAAAATCGACCTAATATTCATGGATAAGTCAAAACGACGCGTCTCTCGAACCTTCCTGTGCACCGTCTCATCACTCATCTCGTATTGGCTCGGCGAGCAAGGCGATCGGCTCGAGCTCGACACGAAATGGGAGCATTTTCAGCTGTTGCTGGATGTGCATACGCTCAAAGTTGCCATCACAG CCGACAATATAAATCTGATTGCTGAGCaatcgaaaaaatatcaacTGGAACATGTGATTCGGATGGCCGACCAGTTTATGATGAATACG aactacACCACACCACCGACACATGTTCAACTCTAG